One Methanomassiliicoccales archaeon genomic region harbors:
- a CDS encoding TMEM165/GDT1 family protein, translating into MDLTPLFSTFLLITLTEIGDKTMIAVITQSCRHSRKSVFLGALAALGMVSAIGVLIGQAIFEVVSRQIIELIAGAIFIVAGITTLLMPEKKKESKWDCFRSCGGFLGTFILVTLMELGDKTQFSVIALSAESGAGYLVFIGALMGFALITLIEVLFGGELGKRVEKKYIKLASAIVFLIFGAAFILQALL; encoded by the coding sequence ATGGACCTTACACCTCTCTTCTCTACGTTTTTGCTGATAACTTTGACGGAGATAGGCGACAAGACGATGATCGCTGTCATCACTCAGTCCTGCAGGCACTCTCGGAAATCCGTCTTCCTTGGTGCATTAGCGGCCTTGGGTATGGTCTCGGCAATAGGTGTGCTCATAGGCCAGGCAATTTTCGAAGTAGTCTCAAGACAGATCATTGAGCTCATTGCAGGTGCAATTTTTATCGTTGCGGGCATCACAACGCTTCTTATGCCGGAAAAGAAGAAAGAATCTAAGTGGGATTGTTTTAGAAGCTGCGGAGGTTTCCTGGGCACTTTCATTCTTGTGACTTTGATGGAACTCGGTGACAAAACGCAGTTTTCTGTAATAGCACTTTCCGCGGAATCTGGTGCCGGATATCTGGTTTTCATTGGGGCACTAATGGGATTTGCACTTATTACGCTGATCGAAGTCCTCTTCGGGGGCGAACTAGGAAAGAGGGTCGAAAAGAAATACATAAAACTAGCCAGTGCGATTGTATTCCTGATATTTGGTGCAGCATTCATTCTTCAAGCACTTTTATGA
- the glmM gene encoding phosphoglucosamine mutase, protein MSSRLFGTNGVRGIVNSDLNVQIAIDLGKAISTVAPGVHAICTDSRISGDMLKFAVSAGLMSAGSCVIDLGILPTPALQYYVKIKQLSGGVAITASHNPPEFNGIKCIAADGTEIPREDEEKIESIYYNRSFKMSAWNHVGSLTCQSDALRLYLESVKNKIDVEAIKSASLCAVVDCANGAGSLTTPLFLESLGIRVITLNCSLLGTFPGRPSEPTEENLSSLIALVKETSADIGIAHDGDADRTIFIDERGNFVHGDRSLALIAKHIVSEKGSGLVVTPVSTSRCVEEAVSSVGGHVKYTKVGAPVVAREMMRLGAVFGGEENGGLIFPEHQYCRDGLMTVAKMLEIIVKEGHPSQLLSYIPKYYQIKGKIGCSNEKKMMIMAKLLKYAEGMHIDTTDGMKIFLEDGWILIRPSGTEPILRVMVEGKTKATATKYYEEYTTLLKDIISDLQS, encoded by the coding sequence GTGTCTTCAAGGCTCTTTGGGACAAACGGCGTACGCGGAATTGTCAATTCCGATTTGAATGTTCAAATAGCAATCGATTTGGGAAAAGCCATCAGCACAGTTGCGCCTGGTGTTCATGCGATTTGCACAGATTCACGCATTTCTGGAGACATGTTAAAGTTCGCGGTCTCTGCAGGACTCATGTCGGCAGGAAGTTGTGTAATCGATCTCGGAATACTTCCTACCCCCGCACTCCAGTACTATGTTAAAATTAAACAACTTTCTGGTGGGGTGGCTATAACAGCGTCTCACAATCCGCCAGAATTCAATGGAATCAAATGCATAGCCGCTGATGGAACCGAAATACCGAGAGAAGACGAAGAGAAAATCGAGAGTATTTATTACAATAGATCTTTCAAAATGAGTGCGTGGAATCACGTAGGATCCTTGACATGCCAATCAGATGCTCTTCGGCTTTACCTCGAGTCAGTAAAGAATAAGATTGATGTAGAAGCAATAAAAAGCGCATCGTTGTGCGCCGTAGTTGATTGCGCAAACGGTGCAGGCTCTCTTACGACCCCTTTATTTTTGGAGTCGCTGGGTATAAGAGTAATTACATTGAATTGTTCCCTACTTGGTACATTTCCGGGTCGTCCAAGCGAACCAACCGAGGAAAACCTATCGAGTCTTATCGCCCTCGTAAAAGAAACATCTGCAGATATTGGTATAGCCCATGATGGTGATGCTGACCGCACTATATTTATCGATGAGCGTGGAAATTTCGTTCACGGTGACAGAAGTCTTGCGTTGATCGCCAAGCACATAGTAAGCGAGAAGGGAAGTGGTTTAGTGGTCACCCCAGTTAGCACATCCCGCTGCGTTGAGGAGGCAGTAAGTTCCGTGGGAGGACATGTGAAGTATACGAAGGTGGGGGCACCAGTTGTTGCAAGGGAGATGATGAGGCTGGGTGCCGTGTTCGGAGGCGAAGAAAATGGGGGTTTGATTTTTCCAGAACACCAATATTGTAGAGACGGTCTGATGACTGTTGCAAAAATGCTTGAGATTATTGTGAAAGAGGGTCATCCATCACAACTCCTGAGCTATATTCCTAAATATTATCAGATCAAAGGAAAAATCGGCTGTAGTAACGAGAAAAAAATGATGATCATGGCAAAACTTCTGAAATATGCTGAGGGAATGCACATTGATACAACAGACGGTATGAAGATTTTTCTTGAGGATGGGTGGATTCTAATAAGACCATCTGGTACAGAGCCTATTCTTCGCGTCATGGTTGAGGGAAAAACAAAGGCCACTGCTACAAAATATTACGAGGAATACACAACTTTGTTGAAAGATATCATTTCCGATTTGCAGTCGTGA
- a CDS encoding DUF47 family protein produces MDWFSKRRESVIMNGIRNHALRVSDTITELNRAIGFIGEGDRKRALEAIQRLLISEREADYFESTISAELSKGDLDAREREDLMHLVRRMDYVADWGKEAALNLQMIIEAGVEVPKSLWEKYHMMTGELERATKMLKMSIDNLGVEDELVVKYEREVEIAEHNLDDMYFVTKKEILFAQMDPRAIFLMRDILHGIENSADSCKDAADIIHILLTAEQHKAR; encoded by the coding sequence TTGGATTGGTTTAGCAAGCGTCGTGAGTCAGTTATTATGAATGGTATAAGGAATCATGCTCTTCGAGTGAGTGATACAATCACTGAACTTAATAGGGCAATCGGATTCATCGGTGAAGGCGATCGCAAAAGGGCTCTTGAGGCGATTCAAAGGCTTCTGATTTCTGAAAGAGAGGCAGACTATTTTGAATCAACAATCAGCGCGGAGCTTAGCAAAGGCGATCTCGATGCACGAGAAAGGGAGGATTTGATGCATCTAGTTCGCAGAATGGATTATGTTGCTGATTGGGGAAAGGAAGCAGCGTTAAATCTGCAGATGATCATTGAGGCTGGAGTGGAAGTCCCCAAGTCTCTTTGGGAGAAATATCACATGATGACGGGCGAGCTCGAACGCGCCACAAAGATGCTGAAAATGAGCATCGATAATCTAGGTGTTGAGGATGAACTTGTTGTGAAATATGAACGAGAAGTTGAGATTGCAGAACATAATCTTGATGATATGTACTTCGTTACAAAGAAAGAAATTCTATTCGCTCAAATGGACCCGCGGGCGATATTCTTGATGAGAGACATATTGCATGGAATAGAGAATTCTGCGGATAGTTGCAAGGATGCTGCTGACATCATACACATTCTTTTGACGGCTGAACAGCATAAGGCGCGGTGA
- a CDS encoding ABC transporter ATP-binding protein produces the protein MPSVELKNITMKWGRVVAADNVNLRIEDGEYITILGPSGCGKTTLVRIIAGILEPTSGDVFIDGRNMKGVPTEERDVGYVFQNIALFPHLNVYDNVTYGPRVKGVKDGIEQIPKKYLELVRLLEKINMFPPSLCGGEQQKVSLARALATGAKLLLLDEPLSALDARVRIDLRYELRRLVKSLGLTAIHVTHDQEEAMSVSDRIIVMRRGRIVEVGTPMKIYLKPENVFTANFIGEMNFFEGWIRRVSSENTEVELRDGTKVKGPSSNLKEGDAIVLSVRPENIFPSKDGIPSIVEDIRYVGTYLRIISRTNADETVEFDVDTSMKKAYKSGDKLYLSFEKENALIYPRGPGGIEEAISLE, from the coding sequence ATGCCGAGCGTGGAATTAAAAAATATCACTATGAAGTGGGGCCGAGTCGTTGCTGCCGATAATGTTAATTTAAGAATTGAAGATGGCGAATACATCACAATTCTGGGCCCATCTGGATGCGGAAAAACAACGCTCGTTAGGATTATAGCTGGTATCCTAGAACCTACATCTGGAGATGTTTTCATCGACGGTAGGAATATGAAAGGCGTTCCAACCGAAGAAAGGGATGTTGGCTATGTTTTTCAAAACATCGCCCTTTTCCCTCATCTCAACGTATATGACAACGTAACTTATGGTCCAAGGGTAAAGGGGGTGAAAGACGGAATTGAGCAGATTCCTAAAAAGTATCTAGAGCTTGTAAGATTGCTGGAAAAGATAAATATGTTTCCCCCTTCTCTATGCGGTGGCGAACAGCAAAAAGTCTCGCTTGCAAGAGCGCTCGCGACCGGCGCAAAGCTGTTACTCCTAGATGAACCCCTTTCTGCCCTCGATGCTAGGGTTAGAATTGATTTACGTTATGAGTTGAGACGTCTTGTTAAATCCCTGGGTCTTACAGCAATTCATGTAACCCACGATCAGGAGGAGGCAATGAGCGTTTCAGATAGGATCATTGTCATGAGGCGAGGGCGCATAGTTGAAGTGGGAACCCCTATGAAAATTTATTTGAAGCCGGAAAACGTGTTTACTGCTAATTTCATCGGCGAGATGAATTTCTTTGAAGGATGGATAAGACGTGTGTCGTCTGAGAATACTGAGGTGGAACTTAGGGACGGTACAAAGGTGAAAGGGCCATCTTCAAATCTCAAAGAAGGAGATGCCATTGTGTTGTCGGTGAGACCGGAAAATATCTTTCCTTCGAAAGACGGAATACCTTCTATCGTTGAAGATATACGGTATGTTGGAACATACTTGCGTATCATATCAAGAACAAATGCGGATGAAACTGTGGAGTTTGATGTCGATACGTCGATGAAAAAAGCATATAAGTCCGGCGACAAACTTTACTTATCTTTCGAAAAGGAGAATGCACTTATTTATCCAAGGGGACCGGGCGGAATTGAGGAGGCGATAAGTCTTGAGTGA
- a CDS encoding ABC transporter ATP-binding protein, protein MPEIQLECIKKSYGHIQAIDGLDLTVRDKEYLCILGPTGAGKSTTLRIIAGLTLPDSGRIYFDGRDVTALEPEERKAVFLSQTYSLFPHMTVAENIIFGPNIKDWTETAKKKTLAEMLDLVRLTQRSDAYPRELSGGMQQRTALARALAAGAEILLLDEPLRALDARLRLSLRRELRSIAKSLGITTIHVTHDQEEALVMADRIAIIRKGKIAQVGTPEDVFDSPNSPFVANFVGQSNFFKGVVIRNDEITLIKDEKGRILPSRRSNLNIGECAVIAVKTGNSEIVEAEEGYLRGIVERVIFEGRTMFIDVFVEALGRCSARLPVGRIKKVREGSEVGLKWNPEKASVFSLEKCNLDEELRVE, encoded by the coding sequence ATGCCCGAGATACAGCTGGAATGCATAAAGAAATCTTATGGTCACATTCAGGCCATCGATGGTCTCGACCTTACAGTTAGGGATAAAGAGTATCTTTGCATTCTCGGACCAACGGGCGCAGGAAAATCTACAACCCTAAGGATCATTGCAGGTCTCACCCTGCCTGATTCTGGAAGAATTTATTTTGACGGCAGGGATGTAACGGCTTTGGAACCTGAGGAACGCAAGGCAGTATTCCTCTCGCAGACTTACTCATTATTTCCCCACATGACAGTAGCCGAGAACATCATTTTTGGTCCAAATATTAAAGATTGGACTGAAACGGCTAAGAAAAAGACCCTGGCTGAGATGCTTGATTTGGTTCGACTCACTCAGAGATCGGATGCTTATCCAAGAGAGCTTAGCGGAGGAATGCAACAGCGTACAGCTCTGGCAAGAGCGCTTGCCGCAGGAGCAGAAATATTGTTGCTCGATGAACCTCTGCGTGCGCTTGATGCCCGACTCAGACTAAGCTTGCGTCGAGAACTGCGATCGATCGCGAAATCATTGGGCATTACAACCATTCACGTGACGCACGATCAAGAAGAAGCCCTGGTAATGGCGGATCGTATTGCGATCATTCGGAAAGGCAAAATCGCTCAGGTAGGAACGCCAGAGGATGTTTTTGACAGTCCTAATTCGCCTTTTGTTGCAAATTTCGTTGGTCAATCTAATTTCTTTAAGGGTGTTGTCATAAGAAATGATGAAATAACTCTCATTAAGGATGAGAAGGGCAGAATCTTGCCATCGCGCCGCTCAAATCTAAATATAGGTGAGTGTGCAGTGATCGCCGTAAAAACCGGAAATTCGGAGATAGTGGAAGCTGAGGAAGGTTATTTGAGAGGCATAGTCGAACGTGTCATATTTGAAGGAAGAACGATGTTTATTGATGTTTTTGTCGAAGCATTGGGCAGATGCTCAGCAAGGTTGCCTGTTGGACGGATTAAGAAAGTTCGAGAGGGTAGCGAGGTAGGTCTTAAGTGGAATCCAGAGAAGGCTTCGGTCTTTTCTCTGGAGAAATGCAATCTTGATGAAGAGCTGAGGGTAGAATGA
- a CDS encoding ABC transporter permease subunit: MLGSHETLNLIWDAIVASFEIATIVTIIDFALGLPIAWILVRKEFRGKSFLDTLIDMPLAVPTAALGFSSAIFWAVTPPSLDTPTFALGAISSPMVLVILLHIVFSYPYMVRSLAAILEQIDVTYEIAGQTLGASKLTAVRTITLPLFRAGLVTGTILCFSRSLSETGGTMIALATMANAAGFNTGPTLIGEWKKLSVAHPELVPQLSFVSILLIVLALVLLAILKIIMMKVRLPFGKVWPRPEKFLSRGITPRLKDFGALAFLFFFVLIPSFFIFSYAATSTPSGGDWDPFWSSLGYSFGIAFVVTVIDLSFGIPLAILISRSESRKLSSLLDLLVNVPLIVPTAALGYSLGQFWNDQFLIPSEPTLLIIMAHVAFTYPLVVRNVAGAIEEIDPAFEETARTLGAKPIQAFRRVLYPMIKGSILAGSIMAFTRSLGETGATQAVVSEAITAPVYIVELVKEQNYYAAGLACIALIVVSYLAMLFLRYITKRKRKGF, translated from the coding sequence GTGCTTGGAAGCCATGAGACTCTTAACCTTATTTGGGACGCCATTGTTGCATCTTTTGAGATCGCCACAATAGTGACAATTATTGATTTTGCTTTAGGACTCCCAATTGCATGGATACTCGTTCGCAAAGAGTTCAGAGGGAAAAGCTTTCTCGATACATTAATAGACATGCCCTTGGCCGTACCTACAGCAGCTCTTGGGTTTTCGAGTGCTATTTTTTGGGCAGTCACGCCGCCGTCCTTGGATACTCCTACATTTGCCCTAGGTGCAATTTCATCGCCAATGGTCCTGGTCATCCTCCTTCACATCGTCTTTTCTTACCCTTATATGGTAAGATCCTTAGCCGCGATTTTGGAACAGATCGATGTCACATATGAGATTGCCGGACAGACTCTGGGCGCAAGCAAGTTAACAGCTGTTCGGACGATTACCTTACCCCTTTTTCGTGCTGGATTGGTTACAGGAACAATTCTGTGCTTCTCACGAAGTCTGAGCGAAACTGGGGGGACGATGATTGCGCTTGCTACAATGGCTAACGCAGCTGGTTTTAATACTGGCCCCACTCTTATAGGTGAATGGAAAAAACTTTCTGTTGCTCATCCTGAACTCGTGCCACAATTATCTTTTGTGAGTATTCTGCTTATAGTCCTAGCACTCGTCCTCCTTGCCATATTGAAGATTATTATGATGAAGGTTCGCTTACCTTTTGGTAAAGTATGGCCGAGACCAGAAAAGTTCCTAAGCCGCGGCATTACCCCGAGATTAAAGGATTTTGGGGCACTTGCCTTTCTTTTTTTCTTTGTTTTGATTCCATCTTTTTTTATTTTTTCATATGCTGCCACAAGCACACCGTCTGGCGGGGACTGGGATCCGTTCTGGTCTAGCTTAGGTTATTCATTTGGTATCGCCTTCGTAGTTACCGTGATTGACCTTTCATTTGGAATTCCTTTGGCAATATTAATCTCGAGGAGTGAATCAAGGAAATTATCTAGCTTATTGGATTTGCTTGTTAATGTGCCCCTGATCGTTCCGACAGCTGCACTTGGTTACTCACTTGGTCAATTTTGGAATGATCAATTTTTGATACCTTCGGAACCTACACTTTTGATCATCATGGCGCACGTTGCATTTACCTATCCTTTGGTGGTTAGAAATGTAGCGGGAGCTATTGAAGAAATCGATCCAGCATTTGAGGAGACTGCTCGGACCCTTGGTGCAAAACCGATCCAGGCATTTCGAAGAGTGCTTTATCCGATGATCAAGGGTTCAATACTTGCAGGATCAATCATGGCTTTTACACGAAGTCTTGGAGAAACTGGTGCAACTCAAGCTGTTGTAAGTGAAGCAATAACTGCACCGGTATATATTGTAGAGCTAGTAAAAGAACAGAACTACTATGCCGCAGGGCTTGCATGCATAGCCCTTATTGTTGTATCCTATTTAGCGATGCTCTTCCTGCGCTATATAACAAAGAGAAAACGGAAGGGGTTTTAG
- a CDS encoding NDP-sugar synthase yields MELEKMKAVIIAGGFGTRLRPLSNVIPKPLIPLLDRPLISHIIDSLPKCVESVILATNYKSELLEEYFKNHRGNKELLVVKEDEPLGTGGALKNVSRYIDDTFVAFNGDIISSIDVQSMIDYHLEKRGIGTIALWHANNPSDFGVVELSSDCRIEFFVEKPAPGQARSNLINAGIYVFDPKIFDYIGENFVSLEREVFPRIIGLGLYGYHFLGYWLDCGTRENFLAAQRTLLDLRGDGNYRTKLSRGAKLIPPNFLIDAEIESATIGPYVCINGPSTIGSETLISNSLIMEGTRIGKGAFVRNSIVGPNVKIEDGEFIEDKIVA; encoded by the coding sequence ATGGAATTAGAGAAGATGAAGGCAGTTATTATTGCCGGCGGCTTTGGCACTCGTCTCCGCCCTTTGTCAAATGTAATCCCAAAGCCGCTAATACCGCTTCTCGATCGGCCTTTGATATCCCACATCATCGATTCCCTCCCTAAGTGCGTCGAATCAGTAATATTGGCTACGAATTACAAGAGTGAGTTGCTTGAGGAGTATTTTAAAAATCATCGCGGAAATAAAGAACTGCTTGTTGTGAAAGAGGATGAACCTCTTGGTACTGGTGGAGCACTCAAGAACGTCAGCAGATATATCGACGACACTTTTGTAGCCTTCAATGGGGATATAATTTCATCAATAGATGTTCAATCAATGATCGATTACCATCTAGAGAAAAGGGGAATTGGTACCATTGCACTATGGCACGCAAATAATCCTAGCGATTTCGGAGTAGTGGAGCTATCTAGCGATTGCAGGATTGAATTCTTTGTAGAAAAACCGGCACCTGGGCAAGCGCGTTCAAATTTGATTAATGCTGGTATTTATGTTTTTGATCCTAAAATATTTGACTATATTGGCGAAAACTTTGTTTCCCTGGAGCGGGAGGTCTTTCCAAGAATTATTGGCCTCGGTTTGTATGGTTATCATTTTCTTGGTTATTGGTTGGATTGTGGAACTCGGGAAAACTTTTTAGCAGCTCAAAGGACACTGCTCGATCTTCGAGGTGACGGCAACTACAGGACAAAGCTTAGTCGTGGGGCGAAATTGATCCCACCAAATTTTTTAATAGATGCCGAAATCGAATCTGCAACAATAGGACCTTATGTGTGCATTAACGGGCCGTCGACGATCGGCAGTGAGACGCTGATATCAAACAGCCTTATAATGGAAGGAACTAGAATCGGGAAGGGAGCTTTCGTCAGAAATTCGATTGTTGGGCCAAATGTAAAGATCGAAGACGGTGAATTTATCGAAGATAAAATTGTCGCGTGA
- a CDS encoding LSM domain-containing protein codes for MVMPLALLEKSMNKKISLLLKDNRILEGRLTGYDDYMNMVLEDTEERTADQTRRLGTVILRGNNVVSIAPL; via the coding sequence ATGGTAATGCCATTGGCACTGTTAGAGAAGTCGATGAACAAGAAAATATCTCTTCTGTTGAAAGACAACAGAATCTTGGAAGGAAGACTCACGGGATATGATGATTATATGAACATGGTCTTGGAGGATACAGAAGAACGTACGGCCGATCAAACAAGACGACTGGGTACTGTTATTTTAAGAGGCAATAACGTCGTTAGCATAGCGCCACTCTGA
- the scpB gene encoding SMC-Scp complex subunit ScpB, translating to MDLLRIVEAILYSSSEPVSVSEISSHTAFPSRDIRNALKLLATEYDERKSAIEVVKIGNRYAMQLRKEYRKFALRFAERELPDKVLKVAAMIAYHQPILQSDLAKMLGDEVYDGVKILRSMHLILARKKGQTLELRTTRRFLEYFGISGSTRDDIRKWIESQARGSNAQ from the coding sequence GTGGATTTACTGAGAATTGTCGAAGCAATTTTGTATTCATCATCGGAACCTGTTAGTGTATCAGAAATCTCATCTCACACGGCTTTTCCGTCAAGGGACATTAGAAATGCACTAAAGTTGCTTGCTACTGAGTATGATGAGCGGAAATCTGCAATTGAGGTTGTTAAGATAGGAAATCGGTATGCAATGCAGCTCAGAAAGGAGTACAGAAAGTTCGCGTTACGCTTTGCAGAGCGGGAACTACCAGATAAAGTGTTGAAAGTCGCGGCGATGATAGCTTACCATCAGCCAATACTTCAAAGCGATCTCGCAAAAATGCTCGGTGACGAGGTTTATGACGGAGTGAAGATACTACGCTCCATGCATCTCATCCTGGCGAGGAAGAAGGGACAAACGCTTGAATTGAGAACAACACGGCGTTTTCTTGAATATTTTGGCATTTCAGGCTCGACAAGAGATGATATAAGGAAATGGATAGAAAGTCAAGCTAGAGGATCAAATGCGCAGTAG
- a CDS encoding segregation/condensation protein A yields MSSCESAEVILSHLLFHKSIIDDGDRAKRIDHYLELFKQVESQTQPLALNPIDKALQLVFELVISHGLDPWDIDLVEFAKLYSKKMQEDEINFIIAGRLLFMAWMILRLQSEKVLEMHRQAETYELFCSDWDFDHLDEFTDIGIVRSDENNIAEDIELIEAVRHKSSRPVSLLELLDAFEEARREAEANLRREKIREEMRAAGIEFDEKAHSEDLEKDVEIVWGRIQRCGPGVMSISDLWEDSKEDRVMVFVALLFLAKMGRISISQDDLPDGEIFVEARVPWDIGSLEDSAATVPNYSDGEAVM; encoded by the coding sequence ATGAGTAGTTGCGAAAGCGCTGAAGTGATACTCAGTCATTTACTATTTCATAAGTCTATCATAGATGACGGAGATCGAGCTAAGAGAATTGATCACTACCTTGAGCTTTTCAAGCAAGTCGAATCACAAACACAACCATTAGCACTAAATCCTATCGACAAAGCATTGCAGCTGGTTTTCGAACTCGTCATCTCACACGGTCTTGATCCCTGGGATATAGATCTGGTGGAATTCGCGAAATTGTACAGTAAGAAGATGCAGGAAGACGAAATTAACTTCATCATCGCAGGTAGATTACTGTTTATGGCCTGGATGATATTAAGATTACAAAGCGAAAAGGTGCTCGAGATGCATCGCCAGGCAGAAACATATGAATTGTTTTGCAGTGATTGGGATTTTGATCATCTCGACGAGTTTACCGACATCGGAATCGTGAGATCGGATGAAAACAATATTGCAGAAGACATAGAACTCATTGAGGCTGTCAGGCACAAAAGTTCCAGGCCCGTGTCATTGTTAGAACTTCTAGACGCATTCGAGGAAGCTCGACGGGAAGCAGAAGCGAACTTGAGAAGGGAAAAAATTAGGGAAGAAATGCGAGCAGCAGGTATAGAGTTCGATGAAAAGGCTCATTCAGAGGATTTAGAAAAAGATGTTGAGATTGTTTGGGGTCGAATTCAACGGTGTGGACCAGGTGTAATGAGCATATCGGATCTATGGGAAGACTCGAAAGAAGATCGAGTAATGGTCTTTGTCGCACTTCTATTTCTCGCTAAAATGGGGAGAATATCGATTTCGCAAGACGATCTTCCGGATGGAGAGATTTTCGTCGAAGCAAGAGTTCCCTGGGATATTGGATCATTGGAGGATTCTGCGGCAACCGTGCCAAACTACTCTGATGGTGAAGCGGTGATGTGA